In the Oncorhynchus tshawytscha isolate Ot180627B linkage group LG17, Otsh_v2.0, whole genome shotgun sequence genome, CTTTGAATTGTAATGTTTTCTGGGAATTGTCTCGGTGCCGGAGTTTGCTAGTATAGACAATTATAATGGTATGGTTATTAGTGGGGAAACTCAATCATTTGAATGGCGTTGGGGTAAACATTTTGCCTTCGATGCGGGGGACTGGGGTTCGTCTCTCAGCCTTGACATCGATAGACTAAAATTCATTCTGATTGTAATTCAAATATTTATGAGTTTTGCCCAGATTGATACGGTTATTAGTATTTGTTCAAGATATGACTGAACATTTTGATAGTTTGTTTAGGTTGAATTGAGAGACTAATTTGTTCGAGGTAATGGCGAGGCAATTTCTATGCAATACGTTGTGTTTCCCAAATTATCTGCTGGAATAACCTATTGGGAATGGAGTCGTATTTTAAAAATGCTGAATCATAAGATGAGACAGTTCTCTAAATCTGATGAATTCTAAGTCATAATGAAGAGACAATTACGATAGATTTGTGCCCATCGAAATGTTCTTATGAATTTAGTGAAGTACATGGTACGTTTACATTTTGGGGTAGAAGAAGTTGGAAGGTAAAACTGCGTAATTACGTTGAATACACTAACGTTCCTCAAATTATGACAGAGAAAATTGgttgtgtcatttagagggaaaatgcgtgCATTATAGCTTTGAGTCACTTTACAGAAAAAAAGttccaaaaacatttttttaaagtagctGAATATCGGTTTACAATAATTCCCGGTTATTGATTTTGGTTTGATTGTTCAGATAACACCATTTGAAGTTAAACAGGAGGTTAAGGTATACTAACATTAGAATCTGTTTTCATTATGGGGAACAATGAAAAGCCTGCAAAGTGGATTTCACGCTGAGTTTATTAtattttaaagggacagtgcacgttAATCAGGGTATAAAGCATTTTGTGGAGACAATCCTTTAAAGACTGaatgagttacatgaaacattgAGGAAATTTAAAACAAATTATTTGAgggtattattataattattaggtTTTGTTTGTAGCAAACGTTTTGGGTTGAAGGGGATTTCCATGTTCCCAGAGACAAgatatcttaaaggggtacactcacatatggaatattaggagttttattttctgagttttgattaaacaagttatttttttaagATAAAGGGCTCTTTAATATGTCCAATATGGTGTAGAACACAAATGTAAGGGGATGGTGTAACCTTTGACCTGCTTTCATGGCTCTCCCAGGTGGTCTGATCAGCCACAGGGGGGTGCCATATGAATAATGAATGTGGTCATGGGTAATactgtttaaaaatatatgtatttttttaaaggtaaATGAATTATAGTGGAGTTTAATTAACCTATATGAGTTTAGATAAAGCCAAACAGTGAGACATTTAGTTAAAATTTGGAAACATGAGAAAAAGAGCTACAGACAGATAGGGGGAAAAGGCAGACAGAAGAGCCCTCCCCTGCACTGCAGATACCTTGAAGgttggagagcagaggagaagttTTAGAAGAGGAGCCAGGACGAGCAAAGAtaacataatgtgtagataacaGTTAGAGTGGAGCCAAAAGGAAGAATTGGACATGTGGAGAATGAAAGGGGCGCTCCTACATGATAATGTCAGAACATAAtactaatcttacctaagtcattatttagagtaggtgttacggatacagttatcctgtgtgtgtgtgtatcctgtgtgtgtgtttcttttctctccttctcccctcacaggtgaaaatcatcactccccaatcagtcaacaatcaatcatcaatcagaagacacacctcctcctatttcctaccctatcacagttccttccccatggtttaaaaaccccatcatttgtttgctctagagctcaatctctctgtaaatgccatgtctgtaggtctctgtgtttcactctctctttgtgtcttaacctctcttttgtttgagcacctccatagcactttgtcatcacctgtgagtattgtttttggttatggtgtttgtttgttgctggtgggaaaagggggaaaccaagacaagtcgcccatgggcatacactacccgtaggtgaactttgttaaatacactagttagaactgggcagACCACCcactatttttggttagttagctgttaaagtaggctagtctagcttaggggtgtttttgtatatttgtttctttccttgggtccagctcagccccttttcctgccccctcccattaccgtgtgtttataaataaacctggagtttgatggtagatttctgttgtcgtggttatttcgttcacactttgtcacaataataatttgcatgagttggggattacatgataaccaacttgggacagttctgggattggAGAAGAGGGTATCCTTATAGCATAGGGGATCCCATAAAGGTGGATAGGTTTTCCATGATATGGGGGAAAACTGGGAGCACTGAACTCTAAAGGTGATGAAATCCTACTAACCATCAAAACCATTGAGCTCTCTGATGCAGGCACTTACACCCTCGGACTACAAAGGACCGGGACAGACACGATGGGTGTGTTTTCTATTAAGGTGCTGCCAAAACCACAGAGGTCCCAGACGAACCAGAGCCAGACACACTCCTCTACCACCCCTGGACCGAGcctaccacccaccaccactgtgTCAAATCCTATTCAGGTAATTAACGTTAGAGAAGATTCAGCTATTGATTAATTAGGCACTGAGACTGGTTTTGATGGTAGGGACAATTTGTGGCTGTCTTTTATATGAGGTATACAGCTAAGACCCTGAAAAGAGAGGCAATTACAGTTGCATCACGGGTACAGGTAATGGCATAGACTATGGGAGATTGCCTGAAGCTGATTGCAGTAGTAACATGACCATCAATGCCAGTTGCAGGCCTAAACCAAACTAGTGGTCTGGCTGATGTGTGGTGGATATGTGGACCCAAAAGAGTACTGAGAGCCATTCTTAGAGGAGACTGGCAAGGTACGTGTGCTCTGACCAGTTTGATAATTCCACTGACCATTGTTGATGTTACTGCTGAacagctgttgggttctgtatccaGGGGGCCTGAAAACATTCCATCCCATGGGAGACAGACGTAGTGCTCCATGGACGGAGGATGTAGTTGACATACACACTAATCTGTTGGGGGTGCCTTTGGGGTTCCTCGTGAATTTCAGGCATTAGGTAGGAATGACGGACTATGGCACTTACTACCTATTATAGGTCCAGCCATAGTGGATGCAAGACAGACTGCATGGATTAATTATATCTACTATAATCAACAGCATTTTGTGAATTACTCCTGTGATGCACTCACTAGTATGTCTGAACAGCTTGAGCCACATCTAGGGTTGCCAGACAGAATAGACTTGCTTTGGATATGCTTCTTGCCAGTCAGGGGGTGTCTGCAAGATTTTCGGTGAACAATGTTGCACGAATATTCCTAATAACACCAGTCCAGATGGTAGTGCATCAAGCCCACTAAGGGCCTTAGATATACTATCTGCTGAGGTGAGGACCATGGCGGGGGTGGAGGAGTCTGGACTGTTCTCTTGGTTGAGAGCCTGGTTTGGTGGTTACTGGATTTCTGACCCTAATTCTTGTATTTTTATtattgatgtgttgtgctgcttgcATCATACCGTGTTTTAAGAAGTCTGTTACAGATGTGGTGAAGGCTTTAGGCATGATGCCTTTGCTTGATGCTGATACTGAATCAAGCTTTCAGGGGAGGATGGGGCTGACTGAGGATGACCCCTGGTTTGCTGTGGGTGAGGTCGTGGAATGATAACTTCTTAAATACATAACGTGTACGATATGACTTGTCCTCTCTTATGTGAAGGTTTAGAGTCCCTGGGTGGCAAGGAGCCCACCTGGTACAGGATGGGAGTGGCTGAGGGGACCAGATGGTTTATAATAATGCTTTACTCTGTTTTCCATGACAAGTTTTATCCTTTATCTTAATGTCATCCTGTTTTTGATAAGTGACACCCTTATGGGAGACAAAAGCATTTCACTTGTTgatttttcttttgtttttctgtaaaaaaaacttATTAATAaactttttattattttcatgAAATGCTATTAACATATTACTATGTTGGGACCGCTGAAATAAAGGATAATGAGTGACACCCTTGTGGGTGTCAAAAGGGGGAATCGAAAACTCCAGTTATTATGTTAATCAACAAAGGGACGTGCATCACACATATATTCACAAAATAAAGGTTTAAAGTTCCTGGGTTCATCAGCAACCTAATATATTGGGTGGTGTAAAAAGGAGGcttctgtgttatgcactatagcccgttaccatatatgtgattgaatattgtctgctgttggcttgtgtggatgtatatGTTTTGCAACATAGTTCACATTTTCAGGGCCATGGGTCTTTCTCGATGGAAAAAGAGAATAAaatgaagacaggaactgtgcaatgagttgcgggggcacattcagaacgtagtgttgcgagaacaaacagtcttttgttagataacggTATTGAGCGCATAGATACTCAACACAGCAAGTTACATCTATCAACTGGAGTGCCCGGGGGCTGGTACgacaacaatcaacgataggctgggtgagtctaaaccacgcccagtctctactctgacaggccgactcggaagcaggaactactaCTGTCATCAGGGTATATTATAATAtttttgtcaggaacaagtcagaTCTCTGTTTGCCCTGCATATATGataattgcatttaccacttattgcttagctaataaaaaagacatagtatacaatcggtgactcaatgtcatatttatcctgataccagattcgaattgacgcaacTCTAACACTCCGTGTGGTTCTAATTAGCCCTAGGGGAAACCTGAGGTTTTTCGGTCTCACCATGTCTTTTTGTTTAGGCGCCTTGACCTCCGTTTTCCCATTGACTGGTATATAAAGGTTGAGCGCAATGTTCACCGGCTGTGTTCTTTTGGTTCCGACTCACGTTGTGAGGTAGCGATAGACCCAATGAGTGTTGGCAGCAGTTGTTCCCCTCTTTCGGATTCCAACAGACCTAAGGGCAGCCTCTGTGGTGTTCCACGGCCCCACTATGTCCTCGAAGCTGGGTGTCTTGTCCTCCGTTTAGTGAGTGGTGCTCTAAAATCATACATACCTGGGTGGGTCTTCATGTTTGGGTTCTCTTTGAAGTGTTTGCTTCATTGAGATTCCTATAACCATTCCAGTACTCCACCTCTGTAGGGTAGAGTTGTGTTGAGGTGATGATTCCGTCCCTTGTAGTAGTGCCCATTGTAGTATTTTTGCCGCATGGTGTGAAGGTTTCTTCTTGTGTACTGTTGGAGTGAAGGTCTTGTTAAGAGTTGAATGATGCTGACGCTGACTGTGTCTGGGCCACAGGATGCACAGTACCCAGGCATCTGGCCACATTAGATTAGGGTATAAATCCACAAGGTCGATCTGGAGCCTTCGTGCTGTACAGAGACCGGGGGGGGCACTCCGCTTGCCGAGCATTTTCAACTCCTCTTGTGGTCTTATCCTTGTTATTTAATTCATATCCCACAATATAAAAAATTTACGCAACCAGTAAGTAAATATATCTTTATTCCCGTTTTCTATTAATCAAAGACTATTAAAATCACCCTTCCCTCTCAGATGTTCCCTTACGGTCTAATTATACTTCTTATATGTCCAACAGGGTATTAATATTTGACTTTTACGGTCTGATGTAACTGATTAGATCAGGAAAATCACAATTGTGATTTCTGTCCAATATTGGACACCAGGTGGAGCCAATATTCAGGTGAATTAATATATTTCATTCAGTCCGAAAGGATTAATGGTATTCAATAGTCTAATCCATTGTCGTTGGGCTTTTGACCACTTTCTGTTAGACTCTAAGCCCAATATTTGTTCATTTTCTACTACATGGGCCATGAAATGGGTATACAATACAGTATTTCGATTACCTTTATTGATGTGATATGTTTTTATCTAAATTTGAGTTTTTGTTTCACCAATATATTGTTTTTGGCAGAGACTGCACTTAAATGCATATACCACGTTAACATAATCTAATTGCATTTACCATTATTGGTGGAAATTACAATAttgttataatacttttattgcatcgaatggttgttttatgcaacagaatagagggtTCTTATAACTGTcaattgtgtctgtgtgaactgaaagtgggactctgggagataacactgacaggagatttacgatgtctttggggataccgcattccagagcatgagttctGTTCTATACGGTACCAGGGAGACATGGCTCCAGTTTGGAGTTGGGGGCCAGACACTTGTCTCTGCACGATGAAAACTGTTGTTACGAATTATAAGTATATTTTAttcaaatcttaaccttgtgacccattccatacatctgttgtgtGTTATGTAGACTGAAGGAGGATGGACTTCGTTATAAAATGTTGTGGCTCCTACCAGCTCGTTGAGTTCTCAGCGATCACCTTCAGCGATGGTTActgaccagctccattactgcagtaattaaATAATAGAGTTGGAATTGTTTTGAAGAAAACTAAAAGTCTCCTTTTGATTACAATAATTCCACCACACATATCGGAACACCCAAactaattatgtcaattagcctgtatAGATGATATGCatattgtcgtgtctttggctatgccggattaagtgatatgacatgctattctataaaatcatttctccgtaattaatattacctgattgaggtAATcacgtaaatgtaattaactacagagttgggcaccacaaaataatatttatagagctattatcttccaaataaactcctaaagacctagtaatattttacatcaatagcagtcaatattaatcgtcatcttaattcagtctcatctgaaagttgtaaattcttggttatctgcacgaaccctggttaacaatttgaatcagcaatgcaaaattgggtttaattatttatttactaaatacctaactaaatcACACATAAACATAATtaaaatcataacttgattacacattacatcataaaggaaaacgtcgctagtgggcggaacagatatgacagcttgttacacaaaagaaaaggggctgggtttgagtgaaagagcgggaagatgGAGGAACAAAGGGCAaagctgtgctatcataaatacagtatcttatgcattctaaattaacCCCcctttggaaaaggaaaatgcaataaatatttactctgagctgcgctttggtaggttggtggtagatggaaggccgtgttgcccaaccgagtcctgtgtcctttgaagaatgtatcTGCTGGTGAATTGAAttcgttgtagtaacgtcgttgtgtggtatttatttgttatatttttatttcacctttatttaaccaggtaggcaagttgagaacaagttctcatttacaattgcgacctggccaagataaagcaaagcagttcaacacatacaacgacacagttacacatggagtaaaaaaatatacagtcaataataccatataaacaagtctatatacgatgtgagcaaatgaggtgagataagggaggtaaaggcaaaaaaggccatggtggcaaagtaaatacaatatagcaagtaaaacactggaatggtagatttgcaatggaagaatgtgcaaagtagaaatacaaataatggggtgcaaaggagcaaaataaataaataaataaaatacagtagggaaagaggtagttgtttgggctaaattataggtgggctatgtacaggtgcagtaatctgtgagctgctctgacagttggtgcttaaagctagtgagggagataagtgtttccagtttcagagatttttgtagttcgttccagtcattggcagcagagaactggaaggagaggcgaccaaagaaagaattggttttgggggtgaccagagagatatacctgctggagcgtgtgctacaggtgggagatgctacggtgaccagcgagctgagataaggggggactttacctagcagggtcttgtagatgacatggagccaatgggtttggcgatgttagaaattagatatgtagatgggtgagccggtcaaggatcgattcagacaaagTGGTAAATTTTATGACAAGtaacagtttattcagagtgaagatatctagtACAGCGTAATTACGGCTCCTCCGTTAGTTCGTATGGAACAGCAGGCAAAGAGACCGTTACAATCAGTACACCACTAATATacagaacagaaagtaggttgattctggaagatcggatctttggattggttcagctggggtgtagtctgtagtcttccgccattggctcagttgtctgtccgtcatcgttgaatcctcttcgggcacacaatgttcagctacaaaggagattatgtgtgtgcgctggttttggcagTTAGTGTAAagcgggagctatcctgtaggggaccccacaggCTTTACTTTGAGTTGTAGCCCTGTATTAGCAATAGGTTGGTCACCTgcataagaaatagcatttctctacaaaACCCTCTCTTCACGTCTCACCAGAGACGTGACACAACCTAACTAGATCCAGACACAAAGAGAAACTTCTCCCAAGGGGACTATGAAATAAGGCACGGTATTAAACAGAAATAGATATATATGTATTACCATCATGTTCTCCATTAAATCCCACTATGTACTAAGTTGGCTACCAGCCACCTAGGAACTTACAACCCTCATTTAACAGAGCGGAGAACAACAGctcaaaataaaagtaaaatgctTGTCTACATAAGCCAACTTTTTCCTTGATTCCCTCTCTTCACATCTCCAAAGAGATGTgacttaaactaggcaagtcaggcggAATGATCcacttgcataacacatacatacatccccaTAAGGCAACAGCAGATATAATGTAAACCTAATAGgcactctcctcctcatcctcgaaTTCAAGTAGGTCTTTATCCAGCAGAGGAAACatctgggaaggagaggaagggtcAATAGCTCTAGAGATAACCCTAGTGGTAAGGGAACGGATGCATGGAATGCAACAGCATCCACAGAGAACTAAAATGGCAGCGAACACCGAAATGGATACCAAAATGGAGGACACCAGGGTTTTATATTTACCAAATGCACTCATCCAGGAGTCCCACATCGAGGTATCTATCCCAGAATGAGATTTCATTTTACCATTAAGCGTCCGCAGACCTTCCAGAGCGACCGTCAAACTACCATCCGAGGCTGTGTTATTAGGGATGAAAGTACAACACTGGTCACCAAACATAGAGCAAACTCCGCCCTTCTCAGAGAGTAACATATCAATGGCAATACGATTTTGGAAAGCCATCAGGCTGGTTGCAGCCAGTTGACCATGTACTGCTTCAAAACCCTGCTGAGTCCAGTTGCCTAGTCTTTGGACGTTGTAATGTATATAGTTAATACGATCAACATTCTTGTTAATTGTGCACCACCAACAGATGGATGATTCAAACCCTGCAGCTACCTAATCTATTAACTTATACTCATCAGGCACTCCCTAGGGACTCCGATAGCGTCTATGTAGGAGGGGTCTCCACTAGATGGGGTGGTGTCTCTCCTGGAACGTCCCCTATATCCGGGATTCACTCCCTGGATCCGCAGAACAAGGTCCTCGGCTCCTATAGGGTAGATAGAAACAGGCAACAAGAGAGTAACAAGTGCACAGCGTCCAGTACTGTTGGAGGGTAACTTGTCAAACAGGACCGtgctaccacaccaccaccacacatctGCTCTGGATATTGGCCTGAGGCTCCCTTTAATATTAACTGTATCCAGACACCAATCCGCAGGGATCCATCCCACCTCGGTTCCTCCTCCCGCCATATTGACACAAGTAAAATTTGCCCTTGCAACCTGGTTGGAAAACACTGGGTTCCTAGTGGTGAATTTAGTAACCGGATAGACCTCATCCCAGGCAGTACAATTATCCCTGGGGTTATCTGTAGTCATAAGAGGAATTAGACATGCTAGAGTCACTACTGCTGGGACAATGCGGAGCAATGGACGAGCTCCCATGCACACCACACAACCCTGCCTGGTGGTATTTGCAGCTTCCTCGGTCAACAATAGCCAATTATTGGAAAAACCTGAGACTCCTGTGGCTGTTAAAATTACATCATCCGGACTTTTAAGCCTGGATATTGCCTCCACCGGGCCAAACAGTGGGGATGACGGGGACCCTTTTACGGGTGTGGTCATGTCATTCCTTACTGTAACCGAAGTCGGTTTAGGATTATTAGTCACGCAAATTCGCCACAACCAATATCTGACCCCGGAATTCCCTGGGGCCAGTATGAAATCATAACACCCTAAGGGCTGGCCCCTGGCCTAACAGTAAGTTTCAGTCCCGTATTTGTCTTAAAGTCAGTTGCTTCCGCCATTTCACTGCCCCCTCGTCTGTTGTCCAGTCTTCCCACCCATTACCTGTCTCCCCACCAAATTCCTCCAAGACCAATCGCCAACCTTCCCTAATGTCATATACCAGACGTGTCCGGCAAACCAGAGTGCACTGGTCCCCGCCTGTTCCCTCCCCTTTAGCCTAGAGTACCCTAAAGTCCCCCAAGGGATGTTAATGATATTAGTTGCGTTTGCGGGGACGCAAACGGTCGTGCTCCGTATGTCGTTGGCCTTACAATCAGTGTCAGGGGTGGTGGAATGCCTCTTGCACAAATGATTGGTCAGTTCTATATGTGCcatggatgtggtcaggttggatgACCCATTAGAGGGTCCTATATCTGCTTGTGATGTAGGTGTATGATGCTCTAATACCCACAGGAGAATCCCCATGGAAACTCCTGTGActacaataaaaataacaaacacGGGGCCCGATATCCCCAATCTCGTCCAGGGATAGCCCCTATCTCTGGACGACCTGTTAGTTGGTGTGCTGGGGAGCTGCTCCCACATCCTCACCAACTAAGGGTTCTGTGGTTGTAATCAAATTTAGGTCGCTCAAATCGACCCTGACTTCAGTCAGAATTCTAGAAGGAGTCGGTGCTGGTGTACAATGAGTCAAGTGGTGCCAAGGTGCGCCCgatttacctttgacctggactgagtgtgaagtaacctccttcacttcgtacggtccagtccacctgggATCCGCCCACTTTCTTTTGTGGACCTTGATCCTTACCCAATCGCCGACCTTTACCCTCACTTGCTCCGGATCTCCCGTCAGCTCCCCTCATGGactttgtgtatctgtttggaaAGAGCTGCGGACAGTTCCGTCAATTTTCTTACATAGTCAGTCATACCTATCTGGTGTACATCAAGAGGgggcatatgacctccctctCTTGGTGGACCTGGCATTACTCTTCCTGTCATTATTTCGTGGGGTGAGAGATGAGTCCCTGCCCCAGGTGATGACCTCATGGCCATCAACGCCAGTGGCAGGGCCTCCACCCATGTCAGTTTTGTACCAGCACACACTTTGGCTATCTTACACTTAAGAGATTGGTTGCAGCGCTCCACAAGGCCTTGGGCCTGCGGCTTATACACGGAACCAAACTTGTGTATAATGCcgaacctctcctccacctgtctcAGGTGTTTGTTTGCGAAGTGGGACCCATTGTCGCCGGATATGTCTAGGGACCCCATATCTAGGTATGAGTTCTGTCTGTAGCCACTTAATGACCGTTTTCCCATCCTCCTTAGCTGTTGGAATTGCTTCTACCCATCTAGAGAATCTATCTACCATTACTAGCAAATATCTCTTCCCGTTCTTTACATTGTCTTCTCCCATGTCTGTATAGTCTATACTGATGTCTTGGAAACATGCGTTTGGCACCGGGTAGGCCCCCATCGGGGTTTGGTAGGGCTTCTTTGGATTGTGGCTTCCACATATGTTGCATTCGTCACAGAATAAATCTGTCATGTCCTTCATGTGGGGTGCCACCATATGTATGAAACCTTCTGTAAAGTTCTGAGTTTCCCTTCATGAGTGGGTCCATGGGCTTCCCTTATCAGTTCTGGACAGAGATTAGCCGGAGCCACCAGTCGGCCATCATGGCATCTCCATATTCCATCTGGTCCCTTAGAGCCTCCCTTCTGTGTCCAAACCGAATGTTCGTAAGGGCCTGCCTCTTCCTGTAGTTCTAGTATGTGTTGGCTTGTCAATTCAGTCCTTGCCGGTTCTATCCCGAGCACCATCTGTCGGGGGCTGTATCCTCCTGCGGCCTTGGCTGCCAGGTCTGCGGCATCATTTCCTTGATTGATTCTGCTGGTCAGTCTTTGGTGGCCTCGGCATTTCATTATGGCCACTGTCTTTGGTAAGGACACGGCATGCATCAAACGTTCCATTTGGGCTCGGTGCTTGATGGGTAGGTTACCTGTGGTGGTAAAGTTGCGCCTAACCCATTGTGGTCCATCTATGTGCACTGCTCCGTGTGCGTATGCCGAGTCCGTGTAAATGTTTACAGTTTTTCCTTCGGCTTTCTCTAGAGCTTGAGTCAAAGCCACAATTTCCGCAAGTTGTGCCGATGCTGGCTGGGGGATAATTCCTGATTCCAACGTGACATGTGTTTTGTCATGCAGCTGCTGTACGACCGCATAGGCAGCTACGTTTCCTGTGTCTCCCTTGTAGCAACATCCGTCTGTGTACAGCCATAGGTCTGGAGATGTCAGTGGTTCATTTTCCAGGTCTGGTCTCAGTTTGAGCTCTTGTgctgccctctcttggcaggagtGTGCTAGGCCATCTTCTGCGGTGAGTGCATCTGCCATGTTCTTGTCGGTGTTCACAAAAGTGATGTGTGACTGGGTGCATttgttctggattttgttttttcTGTCCGCACTGAAGGTAAATTCTTTGCTGATGAGGTATGCTGCCACCCCGTGGTGGGTGTGTATTTGCATCTTGTGGCACATTACCAGATGGGCTGTCTTCTCAATCGCCTTGGCTACCGCCGCAACGTATCTGGAACAGGCGGTCTGGCCGGTTTCAATGTGGTCAAGTTTTGAAGAGTGGTACATGAgtactcttctctccccctcatgTTTCTGAAAAAGGACGGCGGATGCAAAGCCTTCCTTTTCAGAAACATCCAGGTGAAATGTTTTACCGT is a window encoding:
- the LOC121839753 gene encoding uncharacterized protein LOC121839753 codes for the protein MYHSSKLDHIETGQTACSRYVAAVAKAIEKTAHLVMCHKMQIHTHHGVAAYLISKEFTFSADRKNKIQNKCTQSHITFVNTDKNMADALTAEDGLAHSCQERAAQELKLRPDLENEPLTSPDLWLYTDGCCYKGDTGNVAAYAVVQQLHDKTHVTLESGIIPQPASAQLAEIVALTQALEKAEGKTVNIYTDSAYAHGAVHIDGPQWVRRNFTTTGNLPIKHRAQMERLMHAVSLPKTVAIMKCRGHQRLTSRINQGNDAADLAAKAAGGYSPRQMVLGIEPARTELTSQHILELQEEAGPYEHSVWTQKGGSKGPDGIWRCHDGRLVAPANLCPELIREAHGPTHEGKLRTLQKVSYIWWHPT